The Lemur catta isolate mLemCat1 chromosome 8, mLemCat1.pri, whole genome shotgun sequence genome has a segment encoding these proteins:
- the BIN1 gene encoding myc box-dependent-interacting protein 1 isoform X1 yields MAEMGSKGVTAGKIASNVQKKLTRAQEKVLQKLGKADETKDEQFEQCVQNFNKQLTEGTRLQKDLRTYLASVKAMHEASKKLNECLQEVYEPDWPGRDEANKIAENNDLLWMDYHQKLVDQALLTMDTYLGQFPDIKSRIAKRGRKLVDYDSARHHFESLQTAKKKDEAKIAKPVSLLEKAAPQWCQGKLQAHLVAQTNLLRNQAEEELIKAQKVFEEMNVDLQEELPSLWNSRVGFYVNTFQSIAGLEENFHKEMSKLNQSLNDVLVSLEKQHGSNTFTVKAQPRKKTKLFSRLRRKKNSDNAPAKGNKSPSPPPDGSPAATPEIRVNHEPEPAGGAAPGATLPKSPSQLRKGPPVPPPPKHTPSKEVKQEQILSLFEDTFVPEISVTTPSQPTEGPAGSLPSGEPSAAEGTFAVAWPSQTAEPGTAQPAEASEVAGGTQPAAGAQEPGETAASEAASSSLPAVVVETFPATVNGTVEGGSGAGRLDLPPGFMFKVQAQHDYTATDTDELQLKAGDVVLVIPFQNPEEQDEGWLMGVKESDWNQHKELEKCRGVFPENFTERVQ; encoded by the exons GTCCTCCAGAAGCTGGGGAAGGCGGATGAGACAAAGGACGAGCAGTTTGAACAGTGTGTCCAGAACTTCAACAAGCAGCTG ACCGAGGGTACCCGGCTGCAGAAGGATCTCCGGACTTACCTGGCCTCTGTGAAAG CCATGCACGAGGCCTCCAAGAAGCTGAACGAGTGTCTGCAGGAGGTGTACGAGCCCGACTGGCCTGGCAGGGATGAGGCAAACAAGATCGCAGAG AACAACGACCTGCTGTGGATGGATTACCACCAGAAGCTGGTGGACCAGGCGCTGCTGACCATGGACACGTACCTGGGCCAGTTCCCTGACATCAAG TCACGCATCGCCAAGCGGGGGCGCAAGCTGGTGGACTACGACAGTGCCCGGCACCATTTTGAGTCCCTTCAAACGGCTAAAAAGAAGGATGAAGCCAAAATCGCCAAG CCTGTCTCGCTGCTTGAGAAAGCCGCCCCCCAGTGGTGCCAAGGCAAACTGCAGGCTCATCTCGTAGCTCAAACTAACCTGCTCCGAAATCAG GCCGAGGAGGAGCTCATCAAAGCCCAGAAGGTGTTTGAGGAGATGAATGTGGATCTGCAGGAGGAGCTGCCTTCCCTGTGGAACAG ccGCGTGGGGTTCTATGTCAACACATTTCAGAGCATTGCTGGTCTGGAGGAAAACTTTCACAAGGAGATGAGTAAG CTCAACCAGAGTCTCAACGATGTGCTGGTCAGCCTGGAGAAGCAGCACGGGAGCAACACCTTCACTGTCAAGGCCCAGCCCAG aaagaaaactaaactgTTCTCCCGGCTGCGTAGAAAGAAGAACAG TGACAACGCCCCTGCAAAAGGAAACAAGAGCCCCTCGCCTCCGCCCGATGGCTCCCCTGCCGCCACCCCCGAGATCAGAGTCAACCACGAGCCAGAGCCTGCTGGGGGGGCTGCCCCTGGGGCTACCCTCCCCAAGTCCCCGTCTCAG CTCCGGAAAGGCCCACCAGTCCCTCCGCCTCCCAAACACACCCCGTCCAAGGAGGTCAAGCAGGAGCAGATCCTCAGCCTGTTTGAGGACACGTTTGTCCCTGAGATCAGCGTGACCACCCCCTCCCAG CCCACAGAGGGTCCAGCTGGCAGCTTGCCTTCCGGGGAGCCCAGTGCTGCTGAGGGCACCTTTGCTGTGGCCTGGCCCAGCCAGACGGCCGAGCCGGGGACTGCCCAA CCAGCAGAGGCCTCAGAGGTGGCGGGTGGGACCCAACCTgcggctggagcccaggagcccgGGGAGACAGCGGCAAGTGAAGCAGCTTCC AGCTCTCTTCCTGCTGTCGTCGTGGAGACCTTCCCAGCAACTGTGAACGGCACTGTGGAGGGTGGCAGCGGGGCTGGGCGCTTGGACCTGCCCCCGGGCTTCATGTTCAAG gtgCAGGCCCAGCACGACTACACGGCCACAGACACGGACGAGCTGCAGCTCAAGGCTGGCGACGTGGTGCTGGTGATCCCCTTCCAGAACCCGGAAGAGCAG GATGAAGGCTGGCTCATGGGTGTGAAGGAGAGCGACTGGAACCAGCACAAGGAGCTGGAGAAGTGCCGCGGTGTCTTCCCTGAGAACTTCACCGAGCGGGTGCAGTGA
- the BIN1 gene encoding myc box-dependent-interacting protein 1 isoform X18, translated as MAEMGSKGVTAGKIASNVQKKLTRAQEKVLQKLGKADETKDEQFEQCVQNFNKQLTEGTRLQKDLRTYLASVKAMHEASKKLNECLQEVYEPDWPGRDEANKIAENNDLLWMDYHQKLVDQALLTMDTYLGQFPDIKSRIAKRGRKLVDYDSARHHFESLQTAKKKDEAKIAKPVSLLEKAAPQWCQGKLQAHLVAQTNLLRNQAEEELIKAQKVFEEMNVDLQEELPSLWNSRVGFYVNTFQSIAGLEENFHKEMSKLNQSLNDVLVSLEKQHGSNTFTVKAQPSDNAPAKGNKSPSPPPDGSPAATPEIRVNHEPEPAGGAAPGATLPKSPSQSSLPAVVVETFPATVNGTVEGGSGAGRLDLPPGFMFKVQAQHDYTATDTDELQLKAGDVVLVIPFQNPEEQDEGWLMGVKESDWNQHKELEKCRGVFPENFTERVQ; from the exons GTCCTCCAGAAGCTGGGGAAGGCGGATGAGACAAAGGACGAGCAGTTTGAACAGTGTGTCCAGAACTTCAACAAGCAGCTG ACCGAGGGTACCCGGCTGCAGAAGGATCTCCGGACTTACCTGGCCTCTGTGAAAG CCATGCACGAGGCCTCCAAGAAGCTGAACGAGTGTCTGCAGGAGGTGTACGAGCCCGACTGGCCTGGCAGGGATGAGGCAAACAAGATCGCAGAG AACAACGACCTGCTGTGGATGGATTACCACCAGAAGCTGGTGGACCAGGCGCTGCTGACCATGGACACGTACCTGGGCCAGTTCCCTGACATCAAG TCACGCATCGCCAAGCGGGGGCGCAAGCTGGTGGACTACGACAGTGCCCGGCACCATTTTGAGTCCCTTCAAACGGCTAAAAAGAAGGATGAAGCCAAAATCGCCAAG CCTGTCTCGCTGCTTGAGAAAGCCGCCCCCCAGTGGTGCCAAGGCAAACTGCAGGCTCATCTCGTAGCTCAAACTAACCTGCTCCGAAATCAG GCCGAGGAGGAGCTCATCAAAGCCCAGAAGGTGTTTGAGGAGATGAATGTGGATCTGCAGGAGGAGCTGCCTTCCCTGTGGAACAG ccGCGTGGGGTTCTATGTCAACACATTTCAGAGCATTGCTGGTCTGGAGGAAAACTTTCACAAGGAGATGAGTAAG CTCAACCAGAGTCTCAACGATGTGCTGGTCAGCCTGGAGAAGCAGCACGGGAGCAACACCTTCACTGTCAAGGCCCAGCCCAG TGACAACGCCCCTGCAAAAGGAAACAAGAGCCCCTCGCCTCCGCCCGATGGCTCCCCTGCCGCCACCCCCGAGATCAGAGTCAACCACGAGCCAGAGCCTGCTGGGGGGGCTGCCCCTGGGGCTACCCTCCCCAAGTCCCCGTCTCAG AGCTCTCTTCCTGCTGTCGTCGTGGAGACCTTCCCAGCAACTGTGAACGGCACTGTGGAGGGTGGCAGCGGGGCTGGGCGCTTGGACCTGCCCCCGGGCTTCATGTTCAAG gtgCAGGCCCAGCACGACTACACGGCCACAGACACGGACGAGCTGCAGCTCAAGGCTGGCGACGTGGTGCTGGTGATCCCCTTCCAGAACCCGGAAGAGCAG GATGAAGGCTGGCTCATGGGTGTGAAGGAGAGCGACTGGAACCAGCACAAGGAGCTGGAGAAGTGCCGCGGTGTCTTCCCTGAGAACTTCACCGAGCGGGTGCAGTGA
- the BIN1 gene encoding myc box-dependent-interacting protein 1 isoform X15 has protein sequence MAEMGSKGVTAGKIASNVQKKLTRAQEKVLQKLGKADETKDEQFEQCVQNFNKQLTEGTRLQKDLRTYLASVKAMHEASKKLNECLQEVYEPDWPGRDEANKIAENNDLLWMDYHQKLVDQALLTMDTYLGQFPDIKSRIAKRGRKLVDYDSARHHFESLQTAKKKDEAKIAKPVSLLEKAAPQWCQGKLQAHLVAQTNLLRNQAEEELIKAQKVFEEMNVDLQEELPSLWNSRVGFYVNTFQSIAGLEENFHKEMSKLNQSLNDVLVSLEKQHGSNTFTVKAQPSDNAPAKGNKSPSPPPDGSPAATPEIRVNHEPEPAGGAAPGATLPKSPSQPAEASEVAGGTQPAAGAQEPGETAASEAASSSLPAVVVETFPATVNGTVEGGSGAGRLDLPPGFMFKVQAQHDYTATDTDELQLKAGDVVLVIPFQNPEEQDEGWLMGVKESDWNQHKELEKCRGVFPENFTERVQ, from the exons GTCCTCCAGAAGCTGGGGAAGGCGGATGAGACAAAGGACGAGCAGTTTGAACAGTGTGTCCAGAACTTCAACAAGCAGCTG ACCGAGGGTACCCGGCTGCAGAAGGATCTCCGGACTTACCTGGCCTCTGTGAAAG CCATGCACGAGGCCTCCAAGAAGCTGAACGAGTGTCTGCAGGAGGTGTACGAGCCCGACTGGCCTGGCAGGGATGAGGCAAACAAGATCGCAGAG AACAACGACCTGCTGTGGATGGATTACCACCAGAAGCTGGTGGACCAGGCGCTGCTGACCATGGACACGTACCTGGGCCAGTTCCCTGACATCAAG TCACGCATCGCCAAGCGGGGGCGCAAGCTGGTGGACTACGACAGTGCCCGGCACCATTTTGAGTCCCTTCAAACGGCTAAAAAGAAGGATGAAGCCAAAATCGCCAAG CCTGTCTCGCTGCTTGAGAAAGCCGCCCCCCAGTGGTGCCAAGGCAAACTGCAGGCTCATCTCGTAGCTCAAACTAACCTGCTCCGAAATCAG GCCGAGGAGGAGCTCATCAAAGCCCAGAAGGTGTTTGAGGAGATGAATGTGGATCTGCAGGAGGAGCTGCCTTCCCTGTGGAACAG ccGCGTGGGGTTCTATGTCAACACATTTCAGAGCATTGCTGGTCTGGAGGAAAACTTTCACAAGGAGATGAGTAAG CTCAACCAGAGTCTCAACGATGTGCTGGTCAGCCTGGAGAAGCAGCACGGGAGCAACACCTTCACTGTCAAGGCCCAGCCCAG TGACAACGCCCCTGCAAAAGGAAACAAGAGCCCCTCGCCTCCGCCCGATGGCTCCCCTGCCGCCACCCCCGAGATCAGAGTCAACCACGAGCCAGAGCCTGCTGGGGGGGCTGCCCCTGGGGCTACCCTCCCCAAGTCCCCGTCTCAG CCAGCAGAGGCCTCAGAGGTGGCGGGTGGGACCCAACCTgcggctggagcccaggagcccgGGGAGACAGCGGCAAGTGAAGCAGCTTCC AGCTCTCTTCCTGCTGTCGTCGTGGAGACCTTCCCAGCAACTGTGAACGGCACTGTGGAGGGTGGCAGCGGGGCTGGGCGCTTGGACCTGCCCCCGGGCTTCATGTTCAAG gtgCAGGCCCAGCACGACTACACGGCCACAGACACGGACGAGCTGCAGCTCAAGGCTGGCGACGTGGTGCTGGTGATCCCCTTCCAGAACCCGGAAGAGCAG GATGAAGGCTGGCTCATGGGTGTGAAGGAGAGCGACTGGAACCAGCACAAGGAGCTGGAGAAGTGCCGCGGTGTCTTCCCTGAGAACTTCACCGAGCGGGTGCAGTGA
- the BIN1 gene encoding myc box-dependent-interacting protein 1 isoform X10: MAEMGSKGVTAGKIASNVQKKLTRAQEKVLQKLGKADETKDEQFEQCVQNFNKQLTEGTRLQKDLRTYLASVKAMHEASKKLNECLQEVYEPDWPGRDEANKIAENNDLLWMDYHQKLVDQALLTMDTYLGQFPDIKSRIAKRGRKLVDYDSARHHFESLQTAKKKDEAKIAKPVSLLEKAAPQWCQGKLQAHLVAQTNLLRNQAEEELIKAQKVFEEMNVDLQEELPSLWNSRVGFYVNTFQSIAGLEENFHKEMSKLNQSLNDVLVSLEKQHGSNTFTVKAQPSDNAPAKGNKSPSPPPDGSPAATPEIRVNHEPEPAGGAAPGATLPKSPSQPTEGPAGSLPSGEPSAAEGTFAVAWPSQTAEPGTAQPAEASEVAGGTQPAAGAQEPGETAASEAASSSLPAVVVETFPATVNGTVEGGSGAGRLDLPPGFMFKVQAQHDYTATDTDELQLKAGDVVLVIPFQNPEEQDEGWLMGVKESDWNQHKELEKCRGVFPENFTERVQ; the protein is encoded by the exons GTCCTCCAGAAGCTGGGGAAGGCGGATGAGACAAAGGACGAGCAGTTTGAACAGTGTGTCCAGAACTTCAACAAGCAGCTG ACCGAGGGTACCCGGCTGCAGAAGGATCTCCGGACTTACCTGGCCTCTGTGAAAG CCATGCACGAGGCCTCCAAGAAGCTGAACGAGTGTCTGCAGGAGGTGTACGAGCCCGACTGGCCTGGCAGGGATGAGGCAAACAAGATCGCAGAG AACAACGACCTGCTGTGGATGGATTACCACCAGAAGCTGGTGGACCAGGCGCTGCTGACCATGGACACGTACCTGGGCCAGTTCCCTGACATCAAG TCACGCATCGCCAAGCGGGGGCGCAAGCTGGTGGACTACGACAGTGCCCGGCACCATTTTGAGTCCCTTCAAACGGCTAAAAAGAAGGATGAAGCCAAAATCGCCAAG CCTGTCTCGCTGCTTGAGAAAGCCGCCCCCCAGTGGTGCCAAGGCAAACTGCAGGCTCATCTCGTAGCTCAAACTAACCTGCTCCGAAATCAG GCCGAGGAGGAGCTCATCAAAGCCCAGAAGGTGTTTGAGGAGATGAATGTGGATCTGCAGGAGGAGCTGCCTTCCCTGTGGAACAG ccGCGTGGGGTTCTATGTCAACACATTTCAGAGCATTGCTGGTCTGGAGGAAAACTTTCACAAGGAGATGAGTAAG CTCAACCAGAGTCTCAACGATGTGCTGGTCAGCCTGGAGAAGCAGCACGGGAGCAACACCTTCACTGTCAAGGCCCAGCCCAG TGACAACGCCCCTGCAAAAGGAAACAAGAGCCCCTCGCCTCCGCCCGATGGCTCCCCTGCCGCCACCCCCGAGATCAGAGTCAACCACGAGCCAGAGCCTGCTGGGGGGGCTGCCCCTGGGGCTACCCTCCCCAAGTCCCCGTCTCAG CCCACAGAGGGTCCAGCTGGCAGCTTGCCTTCCGGGGAGCCCAGTGCTGCTGAGGGCACCTTTGCTGTGGCCTGGCCCAGCCAGACGGCCGAGCCGGGGACTGCCCAA CCAGCAGAGGCCTCAGAGGTGGCGGGTGGGACCCAACCTgcggctggagcccaggagcccgGGGAGACAGCGGCAAGTGAAGCAGCTTCC AGCTCTCTTCCTGCTGTCGTCGTGGAGACCTTCCCAGCAACTGTGAACGGCACTGTGGAGGGTGGCAGCGGGGCTGGGCGCTTGGACCTGCCCCCGGGCTTCATGTTCAAG gtgCAGGCCCAGCACGACTACACGGCCACAGACACGGACGAGCTGCAGCTCAAGGCTGGCGACGTGGTGCTGGTGATCCCCTTCCAGAACCCGGAAGAGCAG GATGAAGGCTGGCTCATGGGTGTGAAGGAGAGCGACTGGAACCAGCACAAGGAGCTGGAGAAGTGCCGCGGTGTCTTCCCTGAGAACTTCACCGAGCGGGTGCAGTGA
- the BIN1 gene encoding myc box-dependent-interacting protein 1 isoform X19, with the protein MAEMGSKGVTAGKIASNVQKKLTRAQEKVLQKLGKADETKDEQFEQCVQNFNKQLTEGTRLQKDLRTYLASVKAMHEASKKLNECLQEVYEPDWPGRDEANKIAENNDLLWMDYHQKLVDQALLTMDTYLGQFPDIKSRIAKRGRKLVDYDSARHHFESLQTAKKKDEAKIAKAEEELIKAQKVFEEMNVDLQEELPSLWNSRVGFYVNTFQSIAGLEENFHKEMSKLNQSLNDVLVSLEKQHGSNTFTVKAQPSDNAPAKGNKSPSPPPDGSPAATPEIRVNHEPEPAGGAAPGATLPKSPSQPAEASEVAGGTQPAAGAQEPGETAASEAASSSLPAVVVETFPATVNGTVEGGSGAGRLDLPPGFMFKVQAQHDYTATDTDELQLKAGDVVLVIPFQNPEEQDEGWLMGVKESDWNQHKELEKCRGVFPENFTERVQ; encoded by the exons GTCCTCCAGAAGCTGGGGAAGGCGGATGAGACAAAGGACGAGCAGTTTGAACAGTGTGTCCAGAACTTCAACAAGCAGCTG ACCGAGGGTACCCGGCTGCAGAAGGATCTCCGGACTTACCTGGCCTCTGTGAAAG CCATGCACGAGGCCTCCAAGAAGCTGAACGAGTGTCTGCAGGAGGTGTACGAGCCCGACTGGCCTGGCAGGGATGAGGCAAACAAGATCGCAGAG AACAACGACCTGCTGTGGATGGATTACCACCAGAAGCTGGTGGACCAGGCGCTGCTGACCATGGACACGTACCTGGGCCAGTTCCCTGACATCAAG TCACGCATCGCCAAGCGGGGGCGCAAGCTGGTGGACTACGACAGTGCCCGGCACCATTTTGAGTCCCTTCAAACGGCTAAAAAGAAGGATGAAGCCAAAATCGCCAAG GCCGAGGAGGAGCTCATCAAAGCCCAGAAGGTGTTTGAGGAGATGAATGTGGATCTGCAGGAGGAGCTGCCTTCCCTGTGGAACAG ccGCGTGGGGTTCTATGTCAACACATTTCAGAGCATTGCTGGTCTGGAGGAAAACTTTCACAAGGAGATGAGTAAG CTCAACCAGAGTCTCAACGATGTGCTGGTCAGCCTGGAGAAGCAGCACGGGAGCAACACCTTCACTGTCAAGGCCCAGCCCAG TGACAACGCCCCTGCAAAAGGAAACAAGAGCCCCTCGCCTCCGCCCGATGGCTCCCCTGCCGCCACCCCCGAGATCAGAGTCAACCACGAGCCAGAGCCTGCTGGGGGGGCTGCCCCTGGGGCTACCCTCCCCAAGTCCCCGTCTCAG CCAGCAGAGGCCTCAGAGGTGGCGGGTGGGACCCAACCTgcggctggagcccaggagcccgGGGAGACAGCGGCAAGTGAAGCAGCTTCC AGCTCTCTTCCTGCTGTCGTCGTGGAGACCTTCCCAGCAACTGTGAACGGCACTGTGGAGGGTGGCAGCGGGGCTGGGCGCTTGGACCTGCCCCCGGGCTTCATGTTCAAG gtgCAGGCCCAGCACGACTACACGGCCACAGACACGGACGAGCTGCAGCTCAAGGCTGGCGACGTGGTGCTGGTGATCCCCTTCCAGAACCCGGAAGAGCAG GATGAAGGCTGGCTCATGGGTGTGAAGGAGAGCGACTGGAACCAGCACAAGGAGCTGGAGAAGTGCCGCGGTGTCTTCCCTGAGAACTTCACCGAGCGGGTGCAGTGA
- the BIN1 gene encoding myc box-dependent-interacting protein 1 isoform X13: MAEMGSKGVTAGKIASNVQKKLTRAQEKVLQKLGKADETKDEQFEQCVQNFNKQLTEGTRLQKDLRTYLASVKAMHEASKKLNECLQEVYEPDWPGRDEANKIAENNDLLWMDYHQKLVDQALLTMDTYLGQFPDIKSRIAKRGRKLVDYDSARHHFESLQTAKKKDEAKIAKAEEELIKAQKVFEEMNVDLQEELPSLWNSRVGFYVNTFQSIAGLEENFHKEMSKLNQSLNDVLVSLEKQHGSNTFTVKAQPSDNAPAKGNKSPSPPPDGSPAATPEIRVNHEPEPAGGAAPGATLPKSPSQLRKGPPVPPPPKHTPSKEVKQEQILSLFEDTFVPEISVTTPSQPAEASEVAGGTQPAAGAQEPGETAASEAASSSLPAVVVETFPATVNGTVEGGSGAGRLDLPPGFMFKVQAQHDYTATDTDELQLKAGDVVLVIPFQNPEEQDEGWLMGVKESDWNQHKELEKCRGVFPENFTERVQ; encoded by the exons GTCCTCCAGAAGCTGGGGAAGGCGGATGAGACAAAGGACGAGCAGTTTGAACAGTGTGTCCAGAACTTCAACAAGCAGCTG ACCGAGGGTACCCGGCTGCAGAAGGATCTCCGGACTTACCTGGCCTCTGTGAAAG CCATGCACGAGGCCTCCAAGAAGCTGAACGAGTGTCTGCAGGAGGTGTACGAGCCCGACTGGCCTGGCAGGGATGAGGCAAACAAGATCGCAGAG AACAACGACCTGCTGTGGATGGATTACCACCAGAAGCTGGTGGACCAGGCGCTGCTGACCATGGACACGTACCTGGGCCAGTTCCCTGACATCAAG TCACGCATCGCCAAGCGGGGGCGCAAGCTGGTGGACTACGACAGTGCCCGGCACCATTTTGAGTCCCTTCAAACGGCTAAAAAGAAGGATGAAGCCAAAATCGCCAAG GCCGAGGAGGAGCTCATCAAAGCCCAGAAGGTGTTTGAGGAGATGAATGTGGATCTGCAGGAGGAGCTGCCTTCCCTGTGGAACAG ccGCGTGGGGTTCTATGTCAACACATTTCAGAGCATTGCTGGTCTGGAGGAAAACTTTCACAAGGAGATGAGTAAG CTCAACCAGAGTCTCAACGATGTGCTGGTCAGCCTGGAGAAGCAGCACGGGAGCAACACCTTCACTGTCAAGGCCCAGCCCAG TGACAACGCCCCTGCAAAAGGAAACAAGAGCCCCTCGCCTCCGCCCGATGGCTCCCCTGCCGCCACCCCCGAGATCAGAGTCAACCACGAGCCAGAGCCTGCTGGGGGGGCTGCCCCTGGGGCTACCCTCCCCAAGTCCCCGTCTCAG CTCCGGAAAGGCCCACCAGTCCCTCCGCCTCCCAAACACACCCCGTCCAAGGAGGTCAAGCAGGAGCAGATCCTCAGCCTGTTTGAGGACACGTTTGTCCCTGAGATCAGCGTGACCACCCCCTCCCAG CCAGCAGAGGCCTCAGAGGTGGCGGGTGGGACCCAACCTgcggctggagcccaggagcccgGGGAGACAGCGGCAAGTGAAGCAGCTTCC AGCTCTCTTCCTGCTGTCGTCGTGGAGACCTTCCCAGCAACTGTGAACGGCACTGTGGAGGGTGGCAGCGGGGCTGGGCGCTTGGACCTGCCCCCGGGCTTCATGTTCAAG gtgCAGGCCCAGCACGACTACACGGCCACAGACACGGACGAGCTGCAGCTCAAGGCTGGCGACGTGGTGCTGGTGATCCCCTTCCAGAACCCGGAAGAGCAG GATGAAGGCTGGCTCATGGGTGTGAAGGAGAGCGACTGGAACCAGCACAAGGAGCTGGAGAAGTGCCGCGGTGTCTTCCCTGAGAACTTCACCGAGCGGGTGCAGTGA
- the BIN1 gene encoding myc box-dependent-interacting protein 1 isoform X23 encodes MAEMGSKGVTAGKIASNVQKKLTRAQEKVLQKLGKADETKDEQFEQCVQNFNKQLTEGTRLQKDLRTYLASVKAMHEASKKLNECLQEVYEPDWPGRDEANKIAENNDLLWMDYHQKLVDQALLTMDTYLGQFPDIKSRIAKRGRKLVDYDSARHHFESLQTAKKKDEAKIAKPVSLLEKAAPQWCQGKLQAHLVAQTNLLRNQAEEELIKAQKVFEEMNVDLQEELPSLWNSRVGFYVNTFQSIAGLEENFHKEMSKLNQSLNDVLVSLEKQHGSNTFTVKAQPSDNAPAKGNKSPSPPPDGSPAATPEIRVNHEPEPAGGAAPGATLPKSPSQLRKGPPVPPPPKHTPSKEVKQEQILSLFEDTFVPEISVTTPSQFEAPGPFSEQASLLDLDFDPLPPVASPAKAPTPSGQPIPWDLWEPTEGPAGSLPSGEPSAAEGTFAVAWPSQTAEPGTAQPAEASEVAGGTQPAAGAQEPGETAASEAASSSLPAVVVETFPATVNGTVEGGSGAGRLDLPPGFMFKVQAQHDYTATDTDELQLKAGDVVLVIPFQNPEEQDEGWLMGVKESDWNQHKELEKCRGVFPENFTERVQ; translated from the exons GTCCTCCAGAAGCTGGGGAAGGCGGATGAGACAAAGGACGAGCAGTTTGAACAGTGTGTCCAGAACTTCAACAAGCAGCTG ACCGAGGGTACCCGGCTGCAGAAGGATCTCCGGACTTACCTGGCCTCTGTGAAAG CCATGCACGAGGCCTCCAAGAAGCTGAACGAGTGTCTGCAGGAGGTGTACGAGCCCGACTGGCCTGGCAGGGATGAGGCAAACAAGATCGCAGAG AACAACGACCTGCTGTGGATGGATTACCACCAGAAGCTGGTGGACCAGGCGCTGCTGACCATGGACACGTACCTGGGCCAGTTCCCTGACATCAAG TCACGCATCGCCAAGCGGGGGCGCAAGCTGGTGGACTACGACAGTGCCCGGCACCATTTTGAGTCCCTTCAAACGGCTAAAAAGAAGGATGAAGCCAAAATCGCCAAG CCTGTCTCGCTGCTTGAGAAAGCCGCCCCCCAGTGGTGCCAAGGCAAACTGCAGGCTCATCTCGTAGCTCAAACTAACCTGCTCCGAAATCAG GCCGAGGAGGAGCTCATCAAAGCCCAGAAGGTGTTTGAGGAGATGAATGTGGATCTGCAGGAGGAGCTGCCTTCCCTGTGGAACAG ccGCGTGGGGTTCTATGTCAACACATTTCAGAGCATTGCTGGTCTGGAGGAAAACTTTCACAAGGAGATGAGTAAG CTCAACCAGAGTCTCAACGATGTGCTGGTCAGCCTGGAGAAGCAGCACGGGAGCAACACCTTCACTGTCAAGGCCCAGCCCAG TGACAACGCCCCTGCAAAAGGAAACAAGAGCCCCTCGCCTCCGCCCGATGGCTCCCCTGCCGCCACCCCCGAGATCAGAGTCAACCACGAGCCAGAGCCTGCTGGGGGGGCTGCCCCTGGGGCTACCCTCCCCAAGTCCCCGTCTCAG CTCCGGAAAGGCCCACCAGTCCCTCCGCCTCCCAAACACACCCCGTCCAAGGAGGTCAAGCAGGAGCAGATCCTCAGCCTGTTTGAGGACACGTTTGTCCCTGAGATCAGCGTGACCACCCCCTCCCAG TTCGAAGCCCCGGGGCCTTTTTCGGAGCAGGCCAGTCTGCTGGACCTGGACTTTGACCCCCTCCCGCCCGTGGCAAGCCCCGCGAAGGCACCCACGCCCTCTGGTCAG CCAATTCCGTGGGACCTCTGGGAG CCCACAGAGGGTCCAGCTGGCAGCTTGCCTTCCGGGGAGCCCAGTGCTGCTGAGGGCACCTTTGCTGTGGCCTGGCCCAGCCAGACGGCCGAGCCGGGGACTGCCCAA CCAGCAGAGGCCTCAGAGGTGGCGGGTGGGACCCAACCTgcggctggagcccaggagcccgGGGAGACAGCGGCAAGTGAAGCAGCTTCC AGCTCTCTTCCTGCTGTCGTCGTGGAGACCTTCCCAGCAACTGTGAACGGCACTGTGGAGGGTGGCAGCGGGGCTGGGCGCTTGGACCTGCCCCCGGGCTTCATGTTCAAG gtgCAGGCCCAGCACGACTACACGGCCACAGACACGGACGAGCTGCAGCTCAAGGCTGGCGACGTGGTGCTGGTGATCCCCTTCCAGAACCCGGAAGAGCAG GATGAAGGCTGGCTCATGGGTGTGAAGGAGAGCGACTGGAACCAGCACAAGGAGCTGGAGAAGTGCCGCGGTGTCTTCCCTGAGAACTTCACCGAGCGGGTGCAGTGA